In the genome of Cronobacter malonaticus LMG 23826, one region contains:
- the tssG gene encoding type VI secretion system baseplate subunit TssG, which translates to MSETQPQPAPVKSASRLPENYWQQMMAAPWRYDLFQMLRRLDAQGGERYRLGRAPLPRFEPLRIGQQPSMAFAPSTLAAVKPRDNTPLYDVSILSFGLFGPNGPLPMHLTEYARERLYHHQDDSLSAFADLFHHRLTLLFYRAWADAQPTASLDRTDGPRIEKYLASLIGMGQPGQMEKGSLSHHARYSLVGHLTRNGRDAEGLEKILRHYFHVPVTIVQNIPQWMPLTEREKARLGAGRRMPRLGEAAFLGVAVRDVQHKFRIELGPLDEETYQRFLPGEPWVEELRDWVRQYMGIEYEWEVRVILRADAVKGVTPGGTGRLGYSAWLGKQPTPQPRGDLVFRAES; encoded by the coding sequence ATGAGTGAGACGCAGCCACAACCCGCGCCGGTGAAAAGCGCCTCCCGGCTGCCGGAGAATTACTGGCAACAGATGATGGCCGCGCCGTGGCGCTACGATCTGTTCCAGATGCTGCGCCGTCTCGACGCGCAGGGCGGCGAACGCTACCGCTTAGGCCGCGCGCCGCTGCCGCGCTTTGAGCCGCTGCGCATCGGCCAGCAGCCGTCGATGGCCTTTGCGCCGTCAACGCTCGCCGCGGTGAAACCGCGCGACAACACGCCGCTGTACGATGTGTCGATTTTAAGCTTCGGCCTGTTTGGCCCGAACGGCCCGCTGCCGATGCACCTGACCGAATATGCGCGCGAGCGTCTCTATCATCATCAGGACGACAGCCTGAGCGCGTTCGCGGATCTGTTTCATCACCGCCTGACGCTGCTGTTCTACCGCGCCTGGGCTGACGCCCAGCCAACCGCGTCGCTCGACCGCACTGACGGGCCGCGCATTGAAAAATATCTCGCCTCGCTTATCGGCATGGGCCAGCCGGGGCAGATGGAAAAGGGCAGCCTGAGCCACCACGCGCGCTATTCGCTGGTCGGCCATCTGACCCGCAACGGGCGCGACGCCGAGGGGCTTGAAAAAATCCTGCGTCACTATTTCCACGTGCCGGTGACGATTGTGCAGAACATCCCGCAGTGGATGCCGTTAACCGAGCGTGAGAAAGCGCGTCTCGGCGCGGGCCGCCGGATGCCGCGTCTCGGCGAGGCGGCGTTTCTCGGTGTGGCGGTGCGCGACGTGCAGCATAAATTTCGCATTGAACTCGGCCCGCTGGATGAAGAGACCTATCAGCGTTTTCTGCCCGGCGAACCGTGGGTCGAGGAGCTGCGCGACTGGGTGCGTCAGTATATGGGCATCGAGTATGAGTGGGAGGTGCGCGTTATCCTGCGCGCCGACGCGGTAAAAGGCGTCACGCCTGGCGGCACGGGCCGCCTCGGCTACAGCGCCTGGCTTGGCAAACAGCCCACCCCGCAACCGCGCGGCGATCTGGTTTTTCGCGCGGAAAGTTAA
- the tssH gene encoding type VI secretion system ATPase TssH, producing MSEISRAVLFGKLDTLLFTSLESATSFCKLRGNPYVELAHWLHQLMQQQDGDLQHLIRHFSLDEEALSRDIVAALDRLPRGASSVSDLSEHIDSAVERAWVYGSLKFGVTRIRGGHLLIGILKTFNLANVLKGISSQFNRISADLLVEQFDAIFAGSKEAQQAVAAAPDAAGNAPVQQGTLAQYGQDLTARAREGKIDPVVGRDEEIRQMVDILMRRRQNNPLLTGEAGVGKTAVVEGLAHRIAAGDVPEPLQNVQLWLLDIGMLQAGAGMKGEFEARLQGLINEVQSSATPIVLFIDEIHTLIGAGGQQGTGDAANLLKPALARGQLRTIGATTWAEYKKYIEKDPALTRRFQTVQVHEPDEEKAVLMLRSTVSPLEKHHRVLLLDEAVSAAVKLSHRYIPARQLPDKAVALLDTACARVAVSQSAPPPQLEDCLHRIAALEVEAEIAEREARVAVGDGERVARLNAEREALEAERDALTARWEEERALVDAIIALRAELHMADEEAQPALRETLAERQKALAAVQGDAPLLFAAVDANVVAAVVSDWTGIPLGRMVKNEIDAVLKLADTLNQRVIGQRHGLELIAKRVRTSRARLDDPNKPVGVFMLCGPSGVGKTETALALAESLYGGEQNVITINMSEFQEAHTVSTLKGAPPGYVGYGEGGVLTEAVRRRPYSVVLLDEIEKAHPDVHEIFFQVFDKGWMEDGEGRHIDFRNTIIILTSNVGTDLISAMCADPDLMPEPEALSAALRQPLLQVFPPALLGRLLVVPYYPLSDAMLAEIVKLQLKRIQRRLEENHGIISEFDDSVITQIVARCTEVESGGRMVDAILTNTLLPQMSQILLTASAQDEKYRRLRVTFEQGEFQCQFAA from the coding sequence ATGTCAGAAATCAGCCGTGCCGTACTGTTCGGCAAACTGGATACGCTGTTGTTTACCTCGCTGGAAAGCGCCACCTCCTTCTGCAAGCTGCGCGGCAACCCGTATGTGGAGCTGGCGCACTGGCTGCATCAGCTGATGCAGCAGCAGGACGGGGATTTACAACATCTGATCCGCCATTTTTCACTGGATGAAGAGGCGCTGAGCCGGGATATCGTGGCGGCGCTGGATCGCCTGCCGCGCGGCGCAAGTTCCGTTTCCGATCTCTCGGAGCATATCGACAGCGCGGTGGAGCGCGCGTGGGTGTACGGCTCGCTGAAGTTCGGCGTGACGCGCATTCGCGGCGGGCATCTGCTGATCGGCATTCTGAAAACCTTTAACCTGGCGAACGTGCTGAAAGGCATCTCCAGCCAGTTCAACCGCATCAGCGCCGACCTGCTGGTCGAGCAGTTCGACGCCATCTTCGCGGGCAGCAAAGAGGCCCAGCAGGCGGTCGCCGCCGCGCCGGACGCCGCCGGCAACGCGCCGGTGCAGCAGGGCACGCTCGCGCAGTACGGCCAGGATCTCACCGCGCGCGCGCGTGAAGGCAAAATCGACCCGGTGGTCGGGCGCGATGAAGAGATCCGTCAGATGGTGGATATTCTGATGCGTCGCCGTCAGAACAACCCGCTGCTGACCGGTGAAGCGGGCGTGGGTAAAACCGCGGTCGTGGAAGGCCTCGCGCACCGTATCGCCGCGGGCGATGTCCCGGAGCCGCTGCAAAACGTGCAGCTGTGGCTGCTCGATATCGGCATGTTGCAGGCGGGCGCGGGCATGAAAGGCGAATTTGAAGCGCGCTTGCAGGGGCTTATCAATGAAGTGCAGTCCAGCGCCACGCCGATTGTGCTGTTTATCGATGAGATCCACACGCTTATCGGCGCGGGCGGCCAGCAGGGCACCGGCGACGCCGCCAACCTGCTGAAACCGGCGCTGGCGCGCGGCCAGCTGCGCACCATCGGCGCGACCACCTGGGCGGAATATAAAAAATACATCGAGAAAGATCCGGCCCTGACGCGCCGCTTCCAGACCGTGCAGGTGCATGAGCCGGATGAAGAAAAAGCCGTGCTGATGCTGCGCAGCACCGTCTCGCCGCTGGAGAAACATCACCGCGTGCTGCTGCTGGACGAAGCGGTCAGCGCGGCGGTGAAGCTGTCGCACCGCTACATTCCGGCGCGCCAGCTGCCGGATAAAGCCGTCGCGTTGCTGGATACCGCCTGCGCGCGCGTCGCCGTCAGCCAGAGCGCGCCGCCGCCGCAGTTAGAAGATTGCCTGCACCGCATCGCGGCGCTGGAAGTCGAAGCGGAAATCGCCGAGCGCGAAGCGCGCGTGGCGGTGGGCGACGGCGAGCGCGTGGCGCGTCTGAACGCCGAGCGTGAAGCGCTGGAAGCCGAACGCGACGCCCTGACCGCCCGCTGGGAAGAGGAGCGCGCGCTGGTGGATGCGATTATCGCCCTGCGCGCCGAGCTGCATATGGCCGACGAAGAAGCCCAGCCTGCGCTGCGCGAGACGCTGGCGGAGCGCCAGAAGGCGCTGGCCGCCGTACAGGGCGACGCGCCGCTGCTGTTCGCCGCGGTGGACGCGAACGTCGTCGCGGCGGTGGTCTCCGACTGGACCGGCATCCCGCTGGGCCGCATGGTGAAAAACGAAATCGACGCGGTGCTGAAGCTTGCCGACACGCTGAACCAGCGCGTTATCGGCCAGCGTCATGGGCTTGAGCTTATCGCCAAACGCGTGCGCACCTCCCGCGCGCGCCTTGATGACCCGAACAAGCCGGTGGGCGTCTTTATGCTCTGCGGCCCGTCCGGCGTCGGTAAAACCGAAACCGCGCTGGCGCTCGCCGAGTCGCTGTACGGCGGCGAGCAGAACGTTATCACCATCAACATGAGCGAGTTCCAGGAAGCGCATACCGTCTCCACGCTGAAAGGCGCGCCTCCGGGCTACGTGGGCTACGGCGAAGGCGGCGTGCTGACCGAGGCGGTGCGTCGTCGTCCTTACAGCGTCGTGCTGCTCGATGAGATTGAAAAAGCGCACCCGGACGTGCATGAGATTTTCTTCCAGGTGTTCGATAAAGGCTGGATGGAAGATGGTGAAGGGCGTCATATCGATTTCCGCAACACGATTATCATCCTGACGTCCAACGTCGGCACCGATCTTATCAGCGCCATGTGCGCCGACCCGGACCTGATGCCGGAGCCGGAGGCGCTCAGTGCGGCGCTGCGTCAGCCGCTTTTGCAGGTTTTTCCGCCTGCACTGCTGGGACGATTGCTGGTTGTGCCGTATTATCCGTTAAGCGACGCGATGCTGGCCGAAATTGTGAAATTGCAGCTTAAGCGGATCCAGCGTCGTCTTGAGGAAAATCACGGTATTATTTCCGAATTCGACGACAGCGTAATTACCCAGATTGTGGCGCGTTGCACCGAGGTGGAATCCGGCGGCCGTATGGTCGATGCGATCCTTACCAACACCCTGCTGCCGCAGATGAGCCAGATACTGCTCACCGCCAGCGCGCAGGACGAGAAATATCGCCGTCTGCGCGTGACGTTCGAGCAGGGTGAGTTTCAGTGTCAGTTTGCGGCGTAA
- a CDS encoding serine/threonine protein kinase gives MTDYENNRTVPNALPIGYRFNEFEIKEVIGGGGFGIVYRAWDHQLERTIAIKEFMPSSLAVRNDDMRLVLRSDRFSKAFTAGLNSFIQEARLLARFNHPNLLHVLRFWVQNDTAYMGTVFYSGTTLSRLSKQHPEMINEAWIRRTLPMLFGAIKTIHDEGYLHRDISLDNIQIQDNGLPVLLDFGSARRSIGNVSDETETMLRPGFAPIEQYTDDNESEQGPWTDIYALGAVLHTLIMGSPPPVSVVRSIADSYRPLAELRPEGYSLPLLQAIDRALALKMEDRPQSIDEFAALIEMPVAGLDDVMSVKKPGTMLVPVEEEETTPAAEAGWRRYKMPGLIAAGVLVGLVAGGLLFGGSGDNPAPETASNDSAPREQAPAQPPVQNTTTAPATTTTQDAAPAQNAPVQGALVAQIYVRMGEGEQLALNGKTQTVTPAENGFASLQLPTGDYELTIKGRGQTRSQTINVSRPGTWLVNP, from the coding sequence ATGACGGATTACGAAAACAACCGGACTGTACCCAACGCCCTGCCGATTGGTTACCGTTTCAATGAGTTTGAAATTAAGGAAGTGATTGGTGGTGGCGGTTTCGGCATTGTCTATCGCGCCTGGGATCATCAGCTTGAGCGTACCATTGCGATTAAAGAGTTTATGCCGTCGTCGCTGGCGGTGCGTAATGACGACATGCGCCTGGTGTTGCGCAGCGACCGCTTCAGCAAAGCGTTTACCGCGGGCCTGAACAGCTTTATCCAGGAGGCGCGTCTGCTGGCGCGCTTCAACCACCCGAACCTGCTGCACGTGCTGCGCTTCTGGGTGCAAAACGACACCGCCTACATGGGCACGGTGTTCTACAGCGGCACCACGCTGTCGCGCCTGAGCAAACAGCACCCGGAGATGATCAACGAGGCGTGGATCCGCCGCACGCTGCCGATGCTGTTCGGGGCCATCAAAACGATTCATGACGAAGGCTACCTGCACCGCGATATCTCGCTGGATAACATCCAGATCCAGGATAACGGCCTGCCGGTGCTGCTGGATTTCGGCTCCGCGCGCCGCAGTATCGGCAATGTCTCCGATGAGACGGAAACCATGCTGCGTCCGGGCTTTGCGCCGATTGAACAATACACCGACGACAACGAAAGCGAGCAGGGCCCGTGGACCGATATCTACGCGCTCGGCGCGGTGCTGCATACGCTGATTATGGGCTCGCCGCCGCCGGTGAGCGTAGTGCGCAGCATCGCCGACAGCTACCGTCCGCTCGCCGAGCTGCGCCCGGAAGGCTATTCGCTGCCGCTGTTACAGGCCATCGACCGCGCGCTGGCGCTGAAAATGGAAGACCGTCCGCAGTCGATTGATGAATTCGCCGCGCTGATTGAAATGCCGGTCGCCGGGCTCGATGACGTCATGAGCGTCAAAAAGCCGGGCACCATGCTGGTGCCGGTGGAAGAAGAAGAGACCACGCCTGCCGCTGAGGCCGGCTGGCGCCGCTACAAAATGCCGGGACTGATTGCCGCAGGCGTGCTGGTGGGCCTGGTTGCCGGTGGGCTGCTGTTTGGCGGCAGCGGGGATAACCCAGCGCCGGAAACCGCCAGCAACGACAGCGCGCCGCGTGAACAAGCGCCGGCGCAGCCGCCGGTGCAGAACACCACGACCGCGCCGGCGACCACGACGACGCAGGACGCCGCGCCCGCGCAAAACGCGCCGGTACAGGGCGCCCTCGTGGCGCAGATCTACGTGCGCATGGGCGAGGGCGAGCAGCTGGCGCTTAACGGCAAAACGCAGACCGTGACGCCGGCTGAGAACGGCTTCGCCTCGCTGCAACTGCCGACCGGCGATTATGAGCTGACCATCAAAGGACGCGGCCAGACCCGCAGCCAGACCATCAATGTCTCCCGTCCGGGCACCTGGCTTGTAAACCCGTAA
- a CDS encoding phospholipase A(1) produces MYHIKIVSIFRENVPPAQFERIMRPDIAAQWIMSVPDNTVRSLFTRYDLFQPSTRANPYQSGRDLRKLIADEFWHGNLVAIDESSRPWSPTTELYYINEKGELEPTHAPRSLMFPLGYIIVRYGSMVRVYRTLPPPTVRPTQVVKSKAAAGPELATPGKDMKQTAAQLKAMTKAERWQARKDLISKGSGSIYPDAQIAAKRLAENNIAVEKAKLAENVYKTVNPLEATPDVPEGWKDISNDSEALNKLGLKSKMLYDNPASPNFLARVYQPDQAVFGNDMNPTVVFRGSREPGFASIGDNLSSLWNKGELAPVKNGADWSNNFAQGMGRDSDYYKSAVGIGDKLAKSGQNIDIAGHSLGGGLASATSMASGKPAWTFNAAGLHSSTVEKYGGTVLGNTDDIQAYRVEGELLTKAQEVNVWEDLKSMKGLPVPTLLKEGVSALSPNAAGIPHDLPGGTGSALDRHGIGQAIHCIEQQKDEDITIIGSRL; encoded by the coding sequence ATGTACCACATCAAAATTGTCTCTATTTTCCGCGAGAACGTTCCGCCTGCGCAGTTTGAAAGGATCATGCGTCCTGACATCGCCGCGCAGTGGATAATGTCTGTGCCGGATAACACCGTGCGCTCGCTGTTTACGCGTTACGATCTGTTTCAGCCTTCTACCCGCGCGAATCCGTATCAGTCCGGGCGTGACTTACGCAAGCTGATTGCCGATGAATTCTGGCATGGCAACCTGGTGGCGATTGATGAAAGCTCGCGGCCCTGGTCGCCCACCACCGAGCTTTACTACATTAATGAAAAAGGCGAGCTGGAGCCGACCCACGCGCCCCGGTCGCTGATGTTTCCGTTGGGCTACATCATCGTTCGCTACGGCTCGATGGTGCGTGTCTATCGGACGCTTCCGCCGCCGACCGTCAGACCAACCCAGGTGGTGAAATCGAAAGCCGCAGCGGGCCCTGAGCTGGCGACGCCGGGTAAAGATATGAAGCAGACCGCCGCGCAGCTTAAAGCGATGACCAAGGCGGAACGCTGGCAGGCGCGTAAAGATCTCATCAGCAAGGGCAGCGGCAGTATCTACCCCGATGCGCAGATCGCCGCGAAGCGTCTTGCCGAGAACAACATCGCCGTCGAAAAAGCCAAGCTTGCGGAAAACGTCTACAAGACGGTTAACCCGCTGGAAGCCACGCCGGATGTACCGGAGGGATGGAAGGATATCAGTAATGACAGCGAGGCCCTGAATAAGCTCGGCCTGAAAAGCAAGATGCTGTATGACAACCCCGCGTCCCCCAATTTTCTGGCACGTGTTTATCAGCCTGACCAGGCTGTCTTTGGCAATGATATGAATCCGACGGTGGTCTTCAGGGGGTCAAGGGAGCCAGGGTTTGCCTCGATAGGAGATAACCTCTCTTCGCTGTGGAATAAAGGCGAGCTTGCCCCCGTGAAAAACGGTGCTGACTGGTCGAATAACTTCGCGCAAGGGATGGGTCGGGATTCCGACTACTACAAAAGCGCTGTGGGTATTGGTGACAAGCTGGCGAAATCCGGGCAGAACATTGATATCGCTGGTCACTCATTGGGCGGCGGTCTGGCGTCTGCTACCTCCATGGCGAGTGGCAAACCGGCGTGGACCTTCAACGCCGCCGGGCTTCACAGCAGTACCGTGGAAAAATATGGTGGCACCGTTCTGGGTAACACCGATGATATTCAGGCCTACCGTGTTGAGGGCGAGTTGCTGACGAAAGCGCAGGAAGTGAATGTCTGGGAAGACCTTAAATCAATGAAAGGCCTCCCTGTTCCGACGCTGCTTAAAGAAGGCGTTTCTGCGCTCAGCCCCAATGCGGCGGGCATTCCACACGATCTCCCCGGTGGCACGGGCAGCGCCCTTGATCGTCACGGCATCGGGCAGGCCATTCACTGCATTGAACAGCAAAAAGATGAGGATATCACCATCATCGGGAGCCGCCTGTGA
- a CDS encoding ankyrin repeat domain-containing protein: MKKLFWGCLALFFIFMIQGCKKDMDLNPQDYFSGQQLTLAKAIEAGDVSEVEKLAPETDLNKPGQQEMTLLFWALGNALNDKKTPDQLTIITVLVKAGADPLQPRPQGQSSPAEFVLNADSGDWIKAMLDGGLSPDAKDKTSHEPIIFETIKAKNTDTLEAMLNAGANINITDSLGNTLLIDALDYHAYDHVLLLLEKGADPEIHGKFGWTMGNQLERFLKRAKAGSDEYQKLTEIKEKLIEHGGKWPPAPVK; this comes from the coding sequence GTGAAGAAACTCTTTTGGGGATGCCTCGCGCTGTTTTTTATCTTCATGATTCAGGGGTGTAAAAAAGATATGGATTTAAACCCGCAGGATTACTTTAGCGGCCAGCAACTGACTCTGGCGAAGGCTATTGAAGCTGGCGATGTCAGCGAAGTGGAAAAACTTGCGCCGGAAACCGACCTGAATAAACCTGGCCAGCAGGAAATGACACTGTTGTTCTGGGCGCTCGGGAATGCCTTAAATGATAAAAAAACGCCTGACCAGTTAACGATCATTACCGTGCTGGTTAAGGCCGGGGCCGATCCGCTCCAGCCGCGTCCGCAGGGGCAAAGCAGTCCGGCTGAGTTTGTATTAAACGCCGACAGCGGCGACTGGATTAAGGCGATGCTCGACGGTGGTTTATCGCCGGACGCGAAAGATAAAACGTCCCATGAGCCGATTATTTTTGAAACCATCAAAGCCAAAAATACGGACACGCTTGAGGCGATGCTGAATGCGGGCGCGAATATCAATATCACCGATTCGCTCGGCAATACGCTGCTGATCGATGCTCTGGATTATCACGCCTACGATCATGTATTGCTGCTGCTGGAAAAAGGGGCCGATCCGGAGATTCACGGTAAGTTCGGCTGGACGATGGGCAACCAGCTTGAGCGTTTCCTGAAGCGGGCAAAAGCGGGCAGCGACGAGTATCAAAAGCTCACTGAAATAAAAGAGAAGCTCATTGAGCACGGCGGAAAATGGCCGCCCGCCCCGGTTAAATAA
- a CDS encoding type VI secretion system Vgr family protein, which produces MLNRITVQLPVEGLLFWKLSGREALSEPFMFTLTLLGTDARADRSALLGQPVTVTIPTQALMTPRYLNGKVTRVAVSAVELSGTRYAAYELTVEPDLWPMQRDRNLRIFQGQTVPQIVKTLLGESRVNMEERLSGSYRVWEYCVQYQESSLDFISRLLELEGIAYHFRHEQDRHTLILTDAPGQYEPFPGYETMPYHVTPSGGSTDEEGISQWALEDSVTPGIYSLDDYDFRKPNAWLFQARQNPLSPQPGSIDVYDWPGRFVEHGHGEFYARIRQERWQVEHRQTQGTATALGIAPGHTFVLRNAPFFGDNGEYLTTVAHYRFEENRYASGPDSNTLHEIRFEVIPADVPYRPAQKTPWPRTYGPQTAKVVGPQGESIWTDKYGRVKVKFHWDRLGKGDDTSSGWVRVSSAWAGQGFGGVQIPRVGDEVVVDFINGDPDRPLITGRVYNEASMPPWELPGDATRMGFMTRSKDGHRDNASYLFFEDKMGDELMDMHAEKNMNISVENDKTVTIDGSRTTTIGREQKDEVTGDASFHYGKTRTTTVKDFEKKTFENGEHITVQKGRTTNINSGRDRVNIMEGRTTTISKGGDVLHIESGGLKHTIDSGDLNVTISSGKWTQTITGGETLITSPQKITIHSDSEINLDTPYWVTNAHGHQESYVGISLGVTFFGLDIKMASVSFTPTSFGMTGIKMENNPVTIHVDNGIKTRVAGCEFDSLAMSLHAAAVFMFI; this is translated from the coding sequence ATGCTCAACCGAATCACCGTTCAGCTCCCGGTCGAGGGGCTGCTTTTCTGGAAACTCTCCGGGCGCGAGGCGCTGTCGGAGCCGTTTATGTTCACCCTGACGCTGCTCGGCACCGATGCGCGCGCCGACCGCAGCGCGCTGCTGGGCCAGCCGGTGACGGTGACCATCCCGACCCAGGCGCTGATGACACCGCGCTACCTTAACGGCAAGGTGACCCGCGTGGCGGTGAGCGCGGTGGAGCTTTCGGGCACCCGCTACGCGGCCTATGAGCTGACGGTGGAGCCGGACCTCTGGCCGATGCAACGCGACCGCAACCTGCGTATCTTCCAGGGGCAGACGGTGCCGCAGATAGTGAAGACGCTGCTGGGCGAAAGCCGGGTGAACATGGAAGAGCGGCTTTCCGGCAGCTACCGCGTCTGGGAATACTGCGTGCAGTACCAGGAGAGCAGCCTTGATTTCATCAGCCGCCTGCTGGAGCTGGAGGGCATCGCCTACCACTTCCGCCACGAGCAGGACCGCCACACGCTCATCCTCACCGATGCTCCCGGCCAGTACGAGCCGTTCCCGGGCTACGAGACCATGCCGTATCACGTCACGCCGTCCGGTGGCAGCACAGACGAAGAGGGCATCAGCCAGTGGGCGCTGGAGGACAGCGTGACGCCGGGCATCTACAGCCTCGACGACTACGACTTCCGCAAGCCGAACGCCTGGCTGTTCCAGGCGCGGCAGAACCCGTTGTCGCCGCAGCCGGGGAGTATTGACGTCTACGACTGGCCGGGCCGCTTTGTGGAGCACGGCCACGGGGAGTTCTACGCCCGCATCCGCCAGGAGCGCTGGCAGGTGGAGCACCGCCAGACCCAGGGCACCGCGACGGCGCTCGGCATCGCGCCGGGCCACACCTTTGTGCTGCGCAACGCGCCGTTCTTCGGGGATAACGGCGAGTACCTGACTACCGTGGCGCATTATCGCTTCGAGGAGAACCGCTACGCGAGCGGCCCGGACAGCAACACCCTGCATGAAATTCGCTTCGAGGTGATACCGGCTGATGTGCCGTACCGCCCGGCGCAGAAGACGCCGTGGCCGCGCACCTACGGCCCGCAGACGGCAAAAGTGGTCGGCCCGCAGGGCGAGAGTATCTGGACCGACAAATATGGCCGGGTGAAGGTGAAGTTCCACTGGGACCGTCTCGGCAAGGGCGACGACACCAGCTCCGGCTGGGTGCGCGTCTCCAGCGCCTGGGCGGGCCAGGGCTTCGGCGGCGTGCAGATACCGCGCGTGGGCGACGAAGTGGTGGTGGACTTCATCAACGGCGACCCGGACCGCCCGCTGATTACCGGTCGCGTGTACAACGAGGCCAGCATGCCGCCGTGGGAATTACCCGGTGATGCCACGCGTATGGGCTTTATGACCCGCAGTAAAGACGGGCACCGCGATAACGCCAGTTATCTTTTCTTTGAAGATAAAATGGGCGATGAGTTAATGGATATGCATGCCGAGAAAAACATGAATATCTCGGTAGAAAACGACAAGACAGTCACGATTGACGGCAGTCGCACCACCACTATCGGACGTGAGCAAAAAGATGAAGTGACGGGTGATGCATCTTTCCATTATGGAAAAACGCGAACAACGACTGTGAAAGACTTCGAGAAAAAAACATTTGAAAATGGCGAGCATATAACAGTTCAAAAAGGTAGAACAACAAATATTAATAGCGGTCGTGATCGTGTTAATATAATGGAAGGCCGGACCACAACGATATCAAAAGGCGGTGATGTTTTACATATAGAGTCTGGTGGATTGAAACATACAATTGATTCTGGAGATCTTAATGTAACTATATCTTCTGGAAAATGGACCCAGACAATTACAGGTGGTGAAACGTTAATTACATCACCGCAAAAAATAACTATTCATAGTGATTCAGAAATCAATCTTGACACCCCATACTGGGTAACAAACGCACATGGTCATCAAGAAAGTTATGTCGGGATTTCACTTGGTGTTACGTTTTTTGGATTAGACATTAAAATGGCAAGTGTATCTTTTACCCCCACAAGCTTTGGGATGACAGGGATAAAAATGGAGAACAATCCTGTAACTATACATGTTGATAATGGAATAAAAACGCGCGTTGCCGGATGTGAATTTGATTCTTTGGCAATGAGTTTGCATGCAGCTGCAGTCTTTATGTTTATTTAA
- a CDS encoding DUF3592 domain-containing protein: protein MRYFVDFVAIVFFCLLAYLIISLLIRDARNKKIKENILNDSIESAAIIKNVQSRSGGNSGFINVTLYVEFATQEGKIVSGKKDAVIDAMSTYKYQPGETVPIRYSRKEPEQFLIDIPNPLLKRK from the coding sequence ATGAGATATTTCGTTGATTTTGTTGCAATAGTTTTCTTTTGTTTGCTCGCCTATCTTATCATCTCATTGCTTATTCGTGATGCGCGTAACAAAAAAATAAAAGAAAATATATTAAATGATAGTATTGAAAGTGCTGCGATAATAAAAAATGTTCAAAGTCGCTCTGGAGGGAATTCTGGATTTATTAATGTGACTCTTTATGTTGAGTTTGCTACGCAAGAAGGGAAAATAGTGAGTGGTAAGAAAGATGCGGTGATTGATGCAATGAGTACATATAAATACCAACCAGGGGAGACGGTTCCTATCCGATATTCACGAAAAGAGCCAGAACAATTTTTAATTGATATACCAAATCCTTTATTGAAGCGTAAATGA